In bacterium, the sequence GTAGTCGACAAAGCTGCATAGGGGAAAGAAATGATCAATGAGCCACGAGCAGACTTAGAGGTCGGGCTTAATCAGAGTTTACCTAATCTAAGTCGCGGAAAGGCATGAGGACACGAGCGCCGAGAGCGCGGGAGCCGGCGAGGACGAAGGTATTTTCTGTTTTATCTTCTATCTGAAATACGCGAGCTTGAAGAATGCTGCCACTGGCGCTGAGGACTTCGATTGTATGAACCCCTGGAGTGACGATAATTGATTCACTTTGAGCGCCGTAGCTGGTTGCGGTAGTGGCGGTTGTTCCTGAGCGAAGTACAATTGCAGCTTGGCCGGGAATAGCGTTAATCACTTTTAGAGCGGCGCTACCTGCAGCAAGTGGCGAAGAGGGTTCGGTGAAAACGTGAGCGGCGAAGGAAGAGCGGCTATCATCGCCTGAGACAACGACAGTTGTTTCGAGATCTTTTTCGAGGGTAGCAGTCAGATCGAGTTTAGAGAGTCCGCGTGAAAACACTGACTCGATTGAGAATGCCTGAGGGCCTGATTGTGCGCTAGAAAAGAAGTTTTCGATGCCGAAAGTTGAAGTCTGGAAGTCCTTTCCAGCGGAAGTTAGGACTAGTGGAGCTGAGTCGAAGGAAGCGTTAATCAGACGGATTCCGGTCCCGCGAGTGCGTGAGAGCTTAGTTGAGCCTGAATTTGAGTTTCCTGAGCCAGTGTCTCCTCCTCCACCTGAGCAGGCAGAGATTAGAAGAGAAACTAAGATTAATCCGAGTACATTTTGCTTAACCATCTAGGCGCTCCATTTTTAATGCTATCTAGCTGATATCACAGCTTGTTATTGAAATCTAACCTGCTTGATTCCAGGGGAAAGTTAAAGTTTTTCAGTGTTTTTGCCGTTTTACAATAGAGCTACGAGAATCTCGTATGGAATCAAAAAAGCAGACGATCTTAATAGTTGAAGACAGTAAGTCGCAGCGTGCGATTATTCGTCAAGCCTTTTTCGAGGAAAATTGCGAATTAATATTTTGCGCTGATGGCAAACGTGCTCAAGGAATTTATCTTTCACATCGTCCTGATCTTGTGATGCTTGATGTCGAATTGCCGGGGCAGAGTGGTTTTGATTTGTGTCGTTGGATTAAGCAACAGACTGCCGAAGAGTTTGTGCCGGTGATGATGTTGACTGTGCGTGATGAAGTTGAAGATAAGGTTTACGGCTTAGAGTCAGGGGCGGATGAGTATTTAACTAAACCCTTTGCTTTTGCTGAGTTAAACGCGCGCGTAAAAGCTCTGCTACGGATTCGTAACCTCACAAAAGAGCTAAAGCAGACCCAAATCTCGTTGAAACTTGCAGAGCAGCAGCTTTTCCGGGTGCAGCTTGCCGCCGGGGCTGCACATGAACTGGGGCAACCGTTAACGGTGATTCAAATCCATAGTGGGCTGTTAAAAAACTATGCAAACTCAGAGAAAATTCAAACCGTCGCGCAAACAATTGAGCAGAATTGTCGCATCATGAAGCAGACACTGGAAAAGTTACTACGCTTGAGAGAATTTAAGTCCGAAAAATATATTGGTGTAGATTCAATTACAAAAATAGAATCTGATTAGGGAAGTTCTAATTAAGTTCGAAGTTCAGTCCAGTTCGAGGAACAAGAATTGGGAGCGCACTAAACGTGTTTCTCGCGACTGCGATAGACAGTAAGTAGCGCCATAACGCGGCGCACATATTCCTGAGTTTCAGGATAAGGTGGAATGCTGCGGCGATAGTCATCCACCGCGCCTTCGCCAGCGTTATATGCAGCGGCAGCAAGCTTGTGATTCCAGTCATAGCGGTCAAGTAAGAATCTTAGGTATTGCACGCCACCTTTCACATTTGCCTCTGGATTATAGGCGTTTTTCACGCCAAAACGCTTGGCGGTTCCTGGCATAAGCTGCATGAGACCCATCGCGCCCTTGGGGGATTTAGCTTTAGGATTAAAATTTGATTCAGCATGGACAACAGCTTTAACAAAAGCTGGATCAAGCGCATGGGCTAAAGCGGTGCGAGAAATCATGTCGTCGTATTCGGATTTTTTTGCTGCGATTTTAAAACTTCGGGGGGAACTATAGGCCCAGCCTTTGTAACTCGAGAAAGAGCCTACGCTAGGCTTAAAAACATCGAACTTGACGCCTTCTTTTGGAGCTTTTGTTGTAAAAGTAATGACGCCGCGCTTGCCCTTAATGACGTACAAGGGTGAAGCCATGGCCTGGCCTACCAAAAATGAGGTGCAAAAGAGGGAAAAGAAAGCTAATTTTTTTCGTAGCATATAGACTATCACTTTTGATGTCAGTTTGTAGCAGTTCGTTTCCGTAGTTTCATTAGTAGATTCGATATTTCTATTTTACCTTAGTTTGTTGCATATTGTGAAGCGTGAATAATCAAGATTTCTTAGTAATTGGTTCGGGCATTGCAGGGCTATTTTTCGCTTATAAAATAGCACCTTACGGCAGTGTGACAATTTTAGCCAAGGATGAGCCCTACCAAAATAATACTTTTTACGCCCAAGGCGGAATTGCCAGTGTAGCTCTTGGGAGCGATTCGTTTGAGAGTCATATTCAGGATACCTTACTTGCCGGAGCAGGAATCTGCAAAGAAAGTGTAGTGCGAAACGTTGTAACTGAAGGCCCTGACGCAATTAATGAATTGATTGCGCTTGGGGTTGGTTTTGATCGCGACAAGTCAAGTGGCGAGTATAGCCTGGGCAAAGAGGGCGGTCACTCTGAGCGTAGAATTTTTCACGCAAAGGATCAAACGGGAGCCGAGATACATCGTGCTCTTTATGATCACGTAAAAAATTTACCAAACGTAAAAATTCTTTCGCATCATCTTTCGATTGATTTAATTACCAAAAAGAATCAAGTTTCTGGCGCTTACGTGCTCAACAAAAAAACTCGCGAAATCCAGCCATTTTCTGCGCGTGTCACTATTCTTGCCACGGGCGGTGCGGGGAAAGTTTATCTCTACACTTCTAACCCAGATGTCGCTACTGGTGATGGGATTGCCATGGCCTTTCGCGCCGGTGCGAAAATCGCCAATATGGAATTTTTCCAATTCCATCCGACTTGCCTTTATCATCCACTGGCCAAGTCCTTTCTGATTACCGAGGCAATGCGTGGTGAAGGCGCGGTTTTGAAAAATTCTGCAGGTGAACGCTTCATGCAAAATTATGACCCGCGGGCTGAGCTTGCTTCGCGTGACATTGTGGCACGTTCGATCGACGCCGAGATGAAGCGCACTGGTGCTGATTGCGTTTATTTGGATATCTCACATCGTGACAGCGAATTCATCAAGACCCACTTCCCTTTTATCTATCAACGCTGTCTAAGTTTTGGAATCGATCTCACTAAACAGGCAATTCCTGTAGTTCCAGCAGCGCATTATACTTGTGGTGGAGTAGTTGTCGATGAATATGGAGCAACAAGCCTGCCCGGACTTTACGCGCTGGGGGAAGTTGCAGCAACTGGACTACACGGCGCAAATCGTTTAGCTTCAAATTCACTCCTTGAAGCGGTCGTCTACGCAAAGCGCGCCACACAAGATATCACTCAGAAGCTCGCAAATTTTCCTGCACCAGAAGCACTAAAAGGCTGGGATCATCTCGACACAGCCATTAGCGAAGAGGAAGTAATTGTCAGCTATCTTTGGGATGAACTTCGACGACTAATGTGGAACTTAGTCGGAATTGTTAGAAGCAATCGGCGTTTAAAGCTTGCGCTCAGACGTATTCTCGAAATAAAGAATGAAACTAAAGATTATTATTGGAAGTATCGAGTCGAGCCGGACCTGATTGAGTTACGTAATCTTGTTAACGTTGCAGAACTGGTAGTTCGTTCGGCATTAATCCGCAAAGAAAGTCGCGGACTGCACTACAACTTAGATTATCCACAAACTGATGATCAAAACTGGAAAAAGGATACGCTCATATGCAAAACAGATTTAGTTTGATCTGGATTTTATTTATTTTTACAAGCTGTTCTCCCAGCACAGATCTCACTTCAATTCAATCCGAGGTAAACTCTGCTCAAGATTCAGCGCAGACTGAAATTGAAGTCTTCATGGCACGGGGTTACATGGGTGGTTCGAATTATGAAAAACTTCATTTGAAAAACGGCATCCTCTGGGCAGAGTGTGGAGAAATTGATCGTAAAAAAGTTGAAACTGCTCCAGCCGAAGAAACTATCGTGAAACTTACTGCTTCAAACAGTGCTGAGGCGGCTACGCAAACTGCTGCACTTTGGGGCTTTAAAGACTCGTTTCAAACATTTCCGCAAGCTGGTTCAGCTTTTTCATTTACTGGGCCAGGGATACTCGAGGTTAAAAATTTAACAGCGAACTCTTCATTTAAAACCTCTGTCGACTCAGTTGCAAACGAAGACTTTAAAGCCTCAAAGCCACTGCTGCGCTTGATTAACATCCTACGTAGGGAAGCAAAGCTTAACTGCACAAGTAAGTCATTCTACGGACTCTAAAGAATTCAGATGGATCACTCAGACTATTCGCAAACGCTTTTATATTTTGCACGTTTTTTTGCGCTCTATATTGCTGTAGTTCCTCACGAAGTTGCGCATGGCTGGGCAGCGCTAAAGCTTGGAGATCCGACCGCAAAGTCGCTTGGGCGACTAACATTAAACCCAATCCCGCATATCGATTTTTTTATGACAATTCTTTTGCCGGGAATGTTAGCTCTATCTGGCTCTCCGGTAATTTTTGGCGGCGCTAAGCCAGTTCCCGTCAACCCCCTCTACTTCAAAAAGCCGCGACAAGGCATGTGTCTTGTCGCAGCAGCCGGGCCAATCACAAATTTTCTAATTGCGCTCATTTGTTTCGCTTTACTCTATACAGGGATTTTTTCGCTGCAATCCGAAGCAGCATTAGTTACAATTATTGTGCTCTTTACAAATGTTGTTTTGGGAACGTTTAATCTTTTTCCAATTCCACCCTTAGATGGTGGTCGCATTGCAGTTGGACTTTTACCAAAACCAGTCGCACGCGCCTTAGCGCGGCTTGAACCCTATGGTTTTTTTATTATCTTTGGGTTACTGGCAATTGGTGCTTTTGATGCGGTCATTAAAGAAGTGCTCAAGGCAACCAGCTGGATTCTTTCACAATCGATATAAAAACAAAGGCGCTTTTATCTTACGACAAAAGCGCCTTCATCAGTAGTTAGTTATTACAATATGTGTTTATTCTATTATAGGTCCGCCGGTGCATCACACTTAACAGCCCAGCGCACGCGTGGCCCCGCTTCCTCGTACTCTCCATATGTAACAAAGCTTAATGCATAGCCAGATGCATAGAACAATTCAGTTGTTCCTGAACAACTAGATTCGTCTGCACCGATAGAACATAAATGATACGGCTCAGTAGGTTCGCTTTGATAACTTGGCAATGAATTGATATAAAAATCAACATATTCATCTTCCCCAAGTGAGTGAGAAACCTCAATAGTATAAGAAACTTCAGAACAGGAATTTAACGTACTATTAGAAACTGAATGGCTATCGAACCAAATCACACCTTGGCCGATATCATCGATCGCCCAAGCTTCAGGGGTATCTGAAGATAAACTATTACTTCCAGTCCCACCTTGGAAATAATCTAGCGAATTTCCGGGAATACCTTGTTCTCCTTGTAGTCCTTGCTCTCCCTGTGCTCCCGTTGCGCCGGTGGCTCCCGTTGCACCAACTGCCCCATCAGCGCCTGTTGCCCCGGTGGCCCCTGTTGCACCAACTGCCCCGGTAGCGCCTGTTGCCCCGGTGGCTCCTGTTACTCCTGCAGGCACAGAAATTAGCCTCTCGCCTTTTTTACAGGACGTTGTTGATCGGTAGTATACAGTACTGCCGCCTCGCTTAACGCAAAGTACGTCAGCCTGCGCTTCAGTTGAATATGTCCAAATTAGAGCGGAGCTTAAAACTCCGTAGACTAGTGGTAAAATTTGACTTCTTGTCATGATCATCGCTCCATCCATAAAGAGTTGATAAAAAGCACGCTAGCAAAGATCCCACGGATAGTTTATCTGTGCAATTGGCAAAATCAAACTTAAAGTAATAAGAAATTTGCAGTGCTTCACGCTTGGGCGGCTAATTGCTGATGCCCCAAATTATACACCAGATAGATAGCTGCTGAAAAAAGCAAATCGCCCAACAAAGCTACTCCGTAAAAAGGCAGTGCCATTGTGTAACAGCTTACCAGTCCAGTTAGTGTTCTGGGATAAATTCCTGAAGTCAAAAAAACTGCAAAGTTAGACAGCGCAAAAAATAACGTTGAGGCAGTGAAGGTATATATTCCAACGGATTGGATTGATTCATGTTTTAAGTATTTCAGCCCGAGAATAGCAATCAGTGCATAACAACCATAGATAAAGGGCATGAGTTCATGAGCACCCACGATTAGATCAGAGAGAAACATGCCTGCCACGAGAGCCGCGATTAAACGCGAAGGTGATTTAATCAAGACACTTCCCCAGAGGGCCAGCGCTAAAACTGGAGTTAGATTTGGTGGGTGTGGGATTACGCGCCAAACAAAAATTGTGGCTACAACGAGTAAAAAATATTTGAGTTCTTGTTTAGATTTCTGCTTCATAGGACCTTTTTAGTCCAAATTAGTGAAAAACTACAACGGTTTTAGTTCATACGGCTGAAATTATTACGAAATCGGGCAAATTTAGCTGTTGTCCAGCGTGTCGCACCTGGCTATCATAGCAAAAACGTCATCCGGGACGACGTGGATGTATCTTCTACAGAATGTCTGGAGATCTTTCGACTCGTAACTAAAATAATGCATGGGGCAAAACTCGTTAAAGATCACAATGCTAATAGGACACTATGAAAACAAAATTTCTACTAACAACATCACTGACATTATTGGCTTCATCCACACTTGCTGCGCCGGTAGATTTCGGCGGTTGGGGTGAAAGAATCAAAGGCGCTGGTGATAAGATTCCTCCGCAGTGCACTTTCGATGTGCCCCGTGGAGCTAAGGCACCGTTTTCTGTAACTTGGTATTGTCAGGATAATTTTACTAAGGATCCTGATATTACGACTGAGGTGTATTTAAAGAAAAAAACTGAATCAGATTTCAAAATGGTTTATCGTGCAATGGGATTTCCAGCGGCGTTTGGCGTTGGGGCTGACACCCTAGGAGTTACGGCTGAAGGAGAATTTACAGACGGCCTACCTGCAAGTTTTCGTTTTGTGGCCATTGACCGTTCAGGGAACCGCACAATTTCTCAAGAAATTCAAGTTACTTCTGAAGATCTCTCGGTTTCTAGCTGTTCGATGGAATTAACCACTGCAGGAACGGAAGCCACAGAAGAAGGTGAGACCGGAATTCCAGAATCAACACTGAGCATAGATTCAACCAGCGTTACAACAAGTTTTGGAACTACGGGGGGAATTCAATTTAAAACAGTGGCTGCGGTTGAGGCTTCAACTTGCGATATTGAATCGCTCTGCGGAGATGGGACTGAGCCAACAAGTGTAAGTTTTAGCTGTGACGTTTCGGGCACAAGTTCACTAACTGGCACATGTTCCGTAAGTCCTGGAGCTGAAGCTGTGACGGTGACGGGAACATCAACTTCAGAAGGTGGAAATGTTTCAGCGCTTGAGCTCACTGGTGAGACAGAAGTTGACGGTCAAGCTGCAACGTTAAGCATTAACTGCTCGAAATAGTTTCGTAGGTAGTCTGATTGTAGCCGCGGAAAAAGCTGATGCGAATCTAAACACGCCTGCCTGAGGAATTTCTAAACCTTTTTTGAGGATGAGATGCTGGCGGAAAGACCAAGGTCATTTCCGCCACATCCATGTGTATTAGTCGAGCTCTCCGTGCTCAACTTTTTAGCTTGAAAGACGCAGCAGAATATCCTTTCCGTAAAAGATCCCTTGCAAAGTCTCATAGGGAACATCCCAGGGGAGTTCCCTTTTGACATGAGAATAATTGCTGGTTCGCACTGGCTCATTCTCATCGGCAAGGCGCCAGAGGGCATTTTGGGCTGAATTTCCTGTGGCTTTCTTGGCCTTAGGAAATTGATCCTTGCCGAAAAGCCAGAACCAGCCAATTTCAAGCCAGCGAAGAAACTTCGGCAGTTTCCCCTCTGTTAGCACGACACGGGCCTCGAAGCTGCAGCTTGCAGCATTTTGGCCAGACGACGAAACGATTACCATTTGCTTCATGCTTCACCATCCGCCACCAGTCCCTGGTGACTTAAAACGCAAAAAACCGTTGATTCCTCAGGTCAAAGCGTTACGGGCAGTAAATCAGAATTCTTGACTAAATGTCAACGAATTGCGACGCAAATAGGTACGTAGTCCTGAGCTCATAGAATTACTTCAACTTCTCAAAATACTGACTTGAGAAACAGTTTCTATTTTCAAAAATTCACAAAAAGACATGTATTCTAAACTACTTACGAAACTCCTTTATCCTAACGGCCGTAGGTACGGGGTCGGCCGTAGGTACGGGGTGGTCGGCCGTAGGTACGGGGTTACTTTTAAATCAACACAACATATAGCTCCCTTGCCAGCATATACATTTCGCAATGCACTTTTTTATGGACTCACTCAATCAATATCCATAGAATTTAGCATAAAATTACAAGGAAAGCGTATGAGTATAAAAAAATTCCTGGCTGTCATCAGTACATTCCTAGCAAGCACCTCCATTGCTGCTCCAATTCCGCAACCAGATAAAAATAATCTGCTGTGGAACACCGACCTAGACCAGGCAAAATACGTGTCCGCAAAAGAAGCCAAGCCCATTTTGTCGCTCAGGCTATTAGGTAATTTCACAGAAGAACTCAGCTGCGCCAATAGCCGAGTGTTTAAAACACTACTCTACCCCGACCCTGCGATACAAAAATTACTCCGCGAAAAATTTATCCTGCACTGGAGTTCCGAGCGCGCAGTCCCAAAAGTAACAATCGATTTTGGCGACGGACGAAAAATCAAAACAACCGTTACTGGCAACAGCATTCACTACATTCTTAACGAAAACGGCCAGGTACTGGACGCTTTACCCGGCGTATACGCCCCTCGAGTGTTTGAATCAAAGTTGCAAAAGATAATTTTTGCCTATTCGAAAAATAAGACCGCGGTCGACCACAAAACTACAATCACCGCCATTCAACAAGAACTTGGGCAGGCTCTACCAATCATCGAAAATTATTTCGGCTTGTCACTGAATAACTTGCAACCCGATCGCCTCGCCGCTAACGCCTCAAATTTGGCCTTAACGAAAGCAGTCATGCAAACAAATACCCTAAAGTCGCTGGGCCTAGCCGACTCACGGCAATCTACGATAAATGATTTTCGAGCCGAGCTTTTACCTTTAGTGGGGTCTGTTGACGTCAATCTTTCCCCAGAAACGACAGCGCTAATTACAAAAATGCATGCTGGCAACCCTGAAGATTTGGCCGCGCAAATCGAATACCTCAAGCAGTCTCTCAAAATCGATACGTTTCTAAATCAATTTCTCAGGGCTCGAATTCACTCTTGGCTGCAAAATGGTCAACCCTCAGACCTTAGTAGTCTCAACGAAAGGGTCTATAAGGAATTATTTCTAACACCAAAAGATGACCAGTGGCTTGGCCTGTATAATCCAAGGATTTTTACGGGGTTATCCAATGGTGGAATAATTAAGTAACGTACACTCAAATTACAAGCATAACAATAATTACTAAAAAATTATTTCGGGTAGATCGAGGCATTAGCTCTCTGATTCGCTTTTTTACGAATAAGTGAATCAGAGAGAATGCAGTAGGAATTAAGGTTTTTACCTTTATCGATAATGATCACGCGTAGCAGTGTCTTGATTTTGTGAATAGAAATCCCAACGAAATCAAGAAACTGCTAACTGCGGTTAAATCCAAATAGAGGTATCAACAATGACGACCACGTCCAACAACTACGCCCTACTCCGGGGCATTTCGCTTTTCGATGTCAGTCTAGCTGTATGCAGCAAAGTCCTCGACATCATCGGCATCGGCGGCTTTCCGAATAAGCAGGCCGGCCAGCAACTGCTAGGCAACTTGATTGAGGTTGCGCATCGCAACCTTACAATTCCTGCAGAAGCGCTGGCAACAACCTGGAACCAAAGCCAGGGCAACTCGACCATGACGGTCGGCAACCCTGGGCAACCATTGATCCGGCTACAGTCTAAAGAATGC encodes:
- a CDS encoding DUF4397 domain-containing protein is translated as MVKQNVLGLILVSLLISACSGGGGDTGSGNSNSGSTKLSRTRGTGIRLINASFDSAPLVLTSAGKDFQTSTFGIENFFSSAQSGPQAFSIESVFSRGLSKLDLTATLEKDLETTVVVSGDDSRSSFAAHVFTEPSSPLAAGSAALKVINAIPGQAAIVLRSGTTATTATSYGAQSESIIVTPGVHTIEVLSASGSILQARVFQIEDKTENTFVLAGSRALGARVLMPFRDLD
- a CDS encoding response regulator encodes the protein MESKKQTILIVEDSKSQRAIIRQAFFEENCELIFCADGKRAQGIYLSHRPDLVMLDVELPGQSGFDLCRWIKQQTAEEFVPVMMLTVRDEVEDKVYGLESGADEYLTKPFAFAELNARVKALLRIRNLTKELKQTQISLKLAEQQLFRVQLAAGAAHELGQPLTVIQIHSGLLKNYANSEKIQTVAQTIEQNCRIMKQTLEKLLRLREFKSEKYIGVDSITKIESD
- a CDS encoding lytic transglycosylase domain-containing protein; amino-acid sequence: MLRKKLAFFSLFCTSFLVGQAMASPLYVIKGKRGVITFTTKAPKEGVKFDVFKPSVGSFSSYKGWAYSSPRSFKIAAKKSEYDDMISRTALAHALDPAFVKAVVHAESNFNPKAKSPKGAMGLMQLMPGTAKRFGVKNAYNPEANVKGGVQYLRFLLDRYDWNHKLAAAAYNAGEGAVDDYRRSIPPYPETQEYVRRVMALLTVYRSREKHV
- the nadB gene encoding L-aspartate oxidase; amino-acid sequence: MNNQDFLVIGSGIAGLFFAYKIAPYGSVTILAKDEPYQNNTFYAQGGIASVALGSDSFESHIQDTLLAGAGICKESVVRNVVTEGPDAINELIALGVGFDRDKSSGEYSLGKEGGHSERRIFHAKDQTGAEIHRALYDHVKNLPNVKILSHHLSIDLITKKNQVSGAYVLNKKTREIQPFSARVTILATGGAGKVYLYTSNPDVATGDGIAMAFRAGAKIANMEFFQFHPTCLYHPLAKSFLITEAMRGEGAVLKNSAGERFMQNYDPRAELASRDIVARSIDAEMKRTGADCVYLDISHRDSEFIKTHFPFIYQRCLSFGIDLTKQAIPVVPAAHYTCGGVVVDEYGATSLPGLYALGEVAATGLHGANRLASNSLLEAVVYAKRATQDITQKLANFPAPEALKGWDHLDTAISEEEVIVSYLWDELRRLMWNLVGIVRSNRRLKLALRRILEIKNETKDYYWKYRVEPDLIELRNLVNVAELVVRSALIRKESRGLHYNLDYPQTDDQNWKKDTLICKTDLV
- a CDS encoding site-2 protease family protein, which gives rise to MDHSDYSQTLLYFARFFALYIAVVPHEVAHGWAALKLGDPTAKSLGRLTLNPIPHIDFFMTILLPGMLALSGSPVIFGGAKPVPVNPLYFKKPRQGMCLVAAAGPITNFLIALICFALLYTGIFSLQSEAALVTIIVLFTNVVLGTFNLFPIPPLDGGRIAVGLLPKPVARALARLEPYGFFIIFGLLAIGAFDAVIKEVLKATSWILSQSI